GGTGCATTATGCGCGGCTGTTTGctcgcctcgtcgcgcaccatGGCCAGATACTGTGCACCATCTGTAGGAATACCATCAAAGTCTATCGGAAGAACGCCTACcggcaaggtgcgctgCCCATATtctggcgctgcacgcttCATGGAGGGTATCGCGAAAGAGGttcgtgcgccgcatcttCGGCCGATGTCATTTTTTTTTGCACACTCCACGACGATGGGCAAACGGGCGAAGCCAGACCCTGTAGATGCGGAGCTTCCACTTGCGAAATACTTTGCATCTTCCGAAAAGCGTGTACGTGATCGTGCATCGCGATCTCTAGCAGCTTTTCTTTTGAAAAGCGCGCGTGAAGACGGCCTTGATATGCGTGATGCCGAGCTTGCTAAATTATGGAAAGGTGTTTTTTACTGCTTCTGGATGTCAGATAAACCGCTGGTACAGCAGGCACTTGCACAGGAGCTTGCAGAACTTGTGTTACATGTGGCAGGGATTGCGACGAACGAAGAACATGCTGAGGAGAGCGACGCGGTCGATGGTGACAAGCCGTTGCAGGTTAaaaaagcacgcgcgcgagcgcttaCCGCCCTGGATTTCTACGATGGATTTTGGATGACGATTGCCTCTGAGTGGCACGGTGTAGATAAATTCCGGTATGTGCACGTTCTGTTACTTACAATAGCGTAAACAAGTACTACTTGCTGATGCGGCGGTACGTGGAGGCAGGGTTCCGTCTCTTGCTCCTGCACAAGTGGGATTCTGTACTTGTCAAGAAGTTTACCAGTGTGATGCGAGGATTGCATGGGCCTTTatcgtgcgtgcgcatttTGACTTACCGCAGCTCCAACAACGTTGGTATGCCAGACAGCATTACATACCACGTGTGCGACATTtacctcgacgagctcgagcaggttGTATCCAGTGCGGATGAGCCAGGGCGAGTCCCAATCTCTGG
This is a stretch of genomic DNA from Malassezia vespertilionis chromosome 1, complete sequence. It encodes these proteins:
- a CDS encoding uncharacterized protein (COG:A; EggNog:ENOG503P38A; BUSCO:EOG092646C6), producing MGKRAKPDPVDAELPLAKYFASSEKRVRDRASRSLAAFLLKSAREDGLDMRDAELAKLWKGVFYCFWMSDKPLVQQALAQELAELVLHVAGIATNEEHAEESDAVDGDKPLQVKKARARALTALDFYDGFWMTIASEWHGVDKFRVNKYYLLMRRYVEAGFRLLLLHKWDSVLVKKFTSVMRGLHGPLSSNNVGMPDSITYHVCDIYLDELEQVVSSADEPGRVPISGLLLPLLELAATSRSKRVYDRVMSSAINPFLDATRLDNRKKKRRRVAEASHGDDVCRFASIFAHMHADVDDGDEHDDEEDDAELDEDARRILSIRRQTIKHAFTIASSPDAYVPSRRALYALWQSEQRT